The following DNA comes from Calditrichota bacterium.
AACCCCTATTGGATGAACAGAGTGAAAGGTAAATCTCTATGCACAAATTAAATCCCTATTTTCGAAGCATTGCGCTTATTCTGGTTGGAATAGCGATTGGCTGGGGAGCATTTGCTTTTTTTCAGCCCAAAAAATCCGTGCAAAAAAACGAGGAGCGTCAATCTGCTCCGGAAGAAAAATCGGCACAGCTTTACACCTGTCCGATGCACCCGCAGGTCATTTCGAAGGAACCGGGGGAATGCCCGATTTGCGGAATGGATCTGGTTCCCGTCAAAACCGGCGAATCTTCACCCGGCAAGGCATCGTCTTCGTCGAAGGAAACATCGGAATCCGGGAAGAAGGGAAAAATTCTCTACTGGAAAGCGCCAATGGATCCCACGGAGATTTACGACCATCCCGGAAAGTCGAAAATGGGAATGGATTTGGTGCCGGTTTACGAGCGTGACGTGCAAAAAGGGGGAACCATTACCATTGACCCGGTAACCGTACAAAACATGGGCGTCCGCACAGCCGTTGTTCAGAAAAAGGATTTTAGCCGGACTATTCGAACGGTTGGAATTGTTGCGTACAATGAAAAGAAAATCAGCATTGTATCCACCAAAATTTCCGGATGGATTGACAAGCTTTTTGTGGATTACACCGGGCAGCTTGTGAAGAGAGGACAGCCTCTGCTGGAAATTTATTCTCCCGATCTGGTGGCAACCCAGCAGGAGTATTTGCTGGCCTTGAAGAACAAGGAGATCGTTGGAGCCAGTCCGTTTTCAGAAATTTCGAAAGGGGCTGAAACGCTTCTGGAGGCCACCCGCCAGCGACTGAAATTATGGGATATTTCAAGCGCCCAGGTTCGTGCCCTGGAGAAACGGGGCGTTGTGACCCGAACCATGAAACTTTTTGCGCCGGAAAATGGGTTTGTTGTGGAGAAGAAGGCGTTTCAGGGTGATTTTGTGCGGGCCGGAATGCCGCTTTTTAAAATTGCGGATATCTCTACCGTTTGGATCAATGCCACCCTGTATGAGAAAGATCTTCCCTGGGTGAAGCTGGGTCAGCAGGCGCAAATTGAATTCGATTCCTATCCAAATGACCCCTACACGGGGACTATTTCCTATCTGTATCCCTATCTCAATCAAAAAACGCGTACACTGGATGTGAGGATTACCCTGGCGAACCCCGGTTTTAAAATCAAGCCAAACATGTACGCCAACGTCAAACTGAAAACGGACGTGCAGAAAAATGCCCTGGTTATTCCTTCGGAAGCCGTGGTGCGTTCGGGGGAGAAAAATGTGGTGTTTGTTACCCTGGGTGAAGGCAAATTCCAGCCGAGGGAAGTGAAGCTGGGAATTGAAAACGAAAACGAGGTTCAGATCGTATCCGGTTTACTGCCCGGAGATGAAATTGTTACCTCGGCACAATTCCTGCTCGATTCTGAAAGCCGGTTGCAGGAAGCGATTCAAAAGATGCTGGAAGTCAACAAAAAGTGAGTCTATTCACAAAAGATAAGACCCACGAATTTCTCGAATTGATTTTATTGAATTCAAAAGAGTGCTGTTTGTGGCATTCATGGTTTTTAGAGCAAACTTAAAGAATAAAGAAATGACCTTGCGACGGCTTTTAACCTTCGCAAGATTAAATGCCCAAAAAATGGAAATCTTATGCTTGAAAAAATAATTGAATATTCTGTCCGGAATCGATTTTTAGTGCTTCTTTTTGCGATAGCCATTGGAATTGCAGGACTGGTTGCCCTTTTGAAAACCCCTGTGGATGCTATTCCCGATTTAAGTGATGTGCAGGTCATTATTTACACGGATTACCCGGGGCAGGCCCCTCAGGTTGTGGAGGATCAGGTGACGTATCCTTTGACGACTGCCATGATGTCTGTTCCTTTTGCTAAGGTGGTTCGGGGATATTCGTTTTTCGGGACGTCCTTTGTCTATATTATTTTTAAAGATGGAACGGATTTGTACTGGGCCAGAAGCCGCGTTCTGGAATATTTGAGCGCCGTTTCCAGTCGATTGCCGGCCGGCGTGAATCCAACCCTTGGCCCGGACGGAACGGGTGTTGGCTGGATTTACGAGTATGTGCTCGAGAGTAAGAATCACGATTTGAGCCAGCTGCGTTCGATTCAGGATTGGTATCTGCGATACGAATTAACCTCCGTACCGGGTGTGGCCGAAGTGGCCAGTGTGGGTGGTTTTGTTAAGCAGTACCAGGTGGAGGTGGATCCCAACAAATTGGTGGCGTACGGAATCCCGCTGTCCCGTGTGCGCATGGCTCTGAAAAGAAGCAACCAGGATGTCGGCGGCCGTTTGATTGAAATGGCCGAAACCGAATTCATGATACGCGGATTGGGTTACATTCACTCGGTGGAAGACATTCGAAAAATAGCTCTTGGCGTGGATAAACGGGGAAATCCCATTCAAATAAAGGATGTAGCTGATGT
Coding sequences within:
- a CDS encoding efflux RND transporter periplasmic adaptor subunit, with product MHKLNPYFRSIALILVGIAIGWGAFAFFQPKKSVQKNEERQSAPEEKSAQLYTCPMHPQVISKEPGECPICGMDLVPVKTGESSPGKASSSSKETSESGKKGKILYWKAPMDPTEIYDHPGKSKMGMDLVPVYERDVQKGGTITIDPVTVQNMGVRTAVVQKKDFSRTIRTVGIVAYNEKKISIVSTKISGWIDKLFVDYTGQLVKRGQPLLEIYSPDLVATQQEYLLALKNKEIVGASPFSEISKGAETLLEATRQRLKLWDISSAQVRALEKRGVVTRTMKLFAPENGFVVEKKAFQGDFVRAGMPLFKIADISTVWINATLYEKDLPWVKLGQQAQIEFDSYPNDPYTGTISYLYPYLNQKTRTLDVRITLANPGFKIKPNMYANVKLKTDVQKNALVIPSEAVVRSGEKNVVFVTLGEGKFQPREVKLGIENENEVQIVSGLLPGDEIVTSAQFLLDSESRLQEAIQKMLEVNKK